From the Ornithinimicrobium humiphilum genome, one window contains:
- a CDS encoding glycosyltransferase family 4 protein, with the protein MSLVRSVPRRVRAALLPAVRHLPRGVRPGPLARLGRDARVEVARRRIDTDPVGALADLEGELGPEAPPRVWRLAAQAAARAKRHDKVVELDVRGLERRYAGPGDALRLRRAAVATGDTERAQLALDYLLGLTPAKNGAVRKSAEALRHVDGSRLPRLVEWRERIARTHPALDLEPVDEAILQVRLRDQVERGADLAEILSEALVRPADTPRLVRALMGARRYDDLEELLRRLTPEQALTVPAETWRTLAQKATSTGWSELAGLAAQLALRAGTGTEDPATTARLEAMVAVGQDEARTMVEGWTPPVRGSVARPTDVDPLGVVSVLGQSLPLRSGGYATRSHGILTSLVDRGWHMNAVTRLGFPYDLWWKADDERVVAPVDVVDGVPYHRLLTEGVRSYPRTPLVPYVEEGARGIAKLAREKRAGLIHASSLYDVGMAGLLAAREVGVPFVYEMRGLKQLLESARQPRFAESPRSRYLDLLEGTVAREADALFVITEALGRQMVEMGVDPERITVVPNGVNAARFEPRERDEELAASLGLAGRTIIGYVGGLVHYEGLDLLFEAVARLRRERDDFHVLVVGDGAHQRALHRTVEQLGVGDLVTFTGRVPHEEVEAYLSLVDITPFPRKPLPVCELISPIKPFESMAMEKAVVASDVAALAEIVQDGVTGRLFAKGDADDLARVLGELVDDPEQRVRLGRSAREWVVAERDWSRITDAVDGVYRQLLGVSTEE; encoded by the coding sequence ATGAGCCTTGTCCGATCCGTCCCCCGCCGAGTCCGAGCGGCGCTGCTGCCCGCGGTGAGGCACCTGCCGCGGGGCGTGCGCCCCGGACCGCTCGCGCGGCTCGGCCGGGACGCCCGCGTCGAGGTCGCCCGCCGCCGGATCGACACGGACCCGGTGGGCGCCCTGGCCGACCTCGAGGGAGAGCTGGGGCCGGAGGCCCCGCCGCGCGTGTGGCGGCTGGCGGCCCAGGCCGCCGCCCGTGCCAAGCGTCACGACAAGGTGGTCGAGCTCGACGTCCGCGGGCTCGAGCGGCGCTACGCGGGCCCCGGCGACGCCCTGCGCCTGCGCCGGGCCGCCGTGGCGACCGGCGACACCGAGCGTGCCCAGCTGGCCCTCGACTACCTGCTCGGCCTCACTCCCGCCAAGAACGGCGCGGTGCGCAAGAGCGCCGAGGCGCTGCGGCACGTCGACGGGAGCCGGCTGCCCCGGTTGGTGGAGTGGCGCGAGCGGATCGCCCGCACGCATCCGGCGCTCGACCTCGAGCCGGTCGACGAGGCGATCCTGCAGGTGCGCCTGCGGGACCAGGTGGAGCGCGGCGCCGACCTCGCGGAGATCCTCTCCGAGGCGCTGGTCCGGCCCGCCGACACGCCCCGGCTGGTGCGGGCCCTGATGGGGGCCCGGCGCTACGACGACCTGGAGGAGCTGCTCCGCCGGCTCACCCCCGAGCAGGCCCTGACGGTGCCCGCGGAGACCTGGCGCACCCTGGCGCAGAAGGCCACCAGCACGGGCTGGAGCGAGCTGGCCGGCCTGGCCGCGCAGCTGGCCCTCCGGGCCGGGACGGGCACCGAGGACCCGGCGACCACGGCCAGGCTGGAGGCGATGGTCGCGGTGGGCCAGGACGAGGCCCGCACGATGGTGGAGGGCTGGACGCCTCCCGTCCGGGGGAGCGTCGCCCGGCCGACCGACGTCGACCCGCTCGGCGTGGTCTCGGTGCTGGGCCAGTCGCTGCCGCTGCGTTCCGGGGGCTACGCCACCCGCTCCCACGGCATCCTGACCAGCCTGGTCGACCGCGGCTGGCACATGAACGCCGTCACCCGCCTCGGCTTCCCCTACGACCTGTGGTGGAAGGCCGACGACGAGCGGGTCGTCGCCCCCGTGGACGTCGTCGACGGCGTGCCCTACCACCGCCTGCTCACCGAGGGGGTGCGGTCCTACCCGCGCACGCCGCTCGTGCCCTACGTGGAGGAGGGCGCCCGCGGCATCGCGAAGCTCGCCCGGGAGAAGCGGGCGGGCCTGATCCACGCCTCGAGCCTCTACGACGTCGGCATGGCCGGTCTGCTGGCCGCCCGCGAGGTCGGGGTGCCCTTCGTCTACGAGATGCGCGGTCTCAAGCAGCTGCTGGAGAGCGCGCGGCAGCCCCGCTTCGCCGAGTCGCCCCGCAGCCGTTACCTCGACCTGCTCGAGGGCACGGTGGCCCGCGAGGCCGACGCGCTCTTCGTCATCACCGAGGCGCTCGGCCGCCAGATGGTGGAGATGGGCGTGGACCCCGAGCGCATCACCGTGGTGCCCAACGGGGTCAACGCCGCCCGGTTCGAGCCGCGGGAGCGGGACGAGGAGCTCGCCGCCTCCCTGGGGCTCGCCGGCCGCACGATCATCGGCTACGTCGGCGGCCTGGTCCACTACGAGGGGCTCGACCTGCTCTTCGAGGCCGTGGCACGGCTGCGCCGCGAGCGCGACGACTTCCACGTGCTCGTCGTCGGCGACGGCGCCCACCAGCGCGCGCTGCACCGCACCGTCGAGCAGCTGGGCGTCGGTGACCTGGTCACCTTCACCGGCCGCGTGCCGCACGAGGAGGTGGAGGCCTACCTCTCCCTGGTCGACATCACCCCCTTCCCGCGCAAGCCGCTGCCGGTCTGCGAGCTCATCTCCCCGATCAAGCCGTTCGAGTCCATGGCGATGGAGAAGGCCGTCGTCGCCTCCGACGTCGCGGCGCTGGCCGAGATCGTCCAGGACGGCGTGACCGGGCGCCTCTTCGCCAAGGGCGACGCCGACGACCTGGCGCGCGTGCTCGGCGAGCTCGTGGACGACCCGGAGCAGCGGGTCCGCCTGGGACGTTCGGCGCGGGAGTGGGTCGTCGCCGAGCGTGACTGGAGCCGGATCACCGACGCCGTGGACGGGGTCTACCGTCAGCTGCTGGGCGTCAGCACCGAGGAGTAG
- a CDS encoding glycosyltransferase family A protein: MTSAPDDLAAAAAGALPPGEDVVEAMERFALRTRSPLAADTLARAATGGTRALDALLADAAADPALVLDPAWGAATARVLALGPRPDAWDRAAEVYTALLRTVPAAALGRRAVTTWAQLLLRLGRDDELRALLADPGVGLADVDRWALRTDLANPWREGAAGPVSPSAEREWAATFNEVHAADDLEPVELLPDGDTAYQRLSATPRSTVDGELVTVLMSAYRPDRDILMAARSVLASSWTNLELLVVDDASPPGSEALLEEVEALDERVRVVRAPRNAGTYEARNLALGTARGRWLTFQDSDDWTHPRRVEAQVRALQERPGLVSCRTWTLRAYPDLTLTYVGYPPERLNASSLLLDRLETVRLVGGFDATRKSGDMELPLRLRAVRPGSHRDLRHPAPLAVTQLRSGSLSRTDAVPGWTRWTRLAYRDLYVEWHRRIAADRADAVLPGSRRPFPLPDPTWAPDRPATPPTPREHDVVVLGDLRADQPRSRATTALATALAGTSPRVALAHVEVPDPLLAARPDLLAEASAAVVDGRVALTDAGEPEHAAVLVVDGPAALLHLPEARLAVDEVLVLADAPPAPGSWTVDAVEQRSQELFGHRPRWAVRGEPSGELRELLAQERLLPAGLATVVDLDAAPPRPRPRTGVPGGDRVVVGHHLPDARARWPRTADEVRDAYLGEHLDVRSLRGTKTPTAALGRPLPPPSWLSLARTGMTVREFLGSLDVFVYQGTWDAAAEVATLEALAAGLPCVLPPEAAGSLADATDLPDPPVRLVPPAAVPAAVDELLRGTAEPAAVPRSRLAAWTRALRTLTTPTETARGALV, translated from the coding sequence GTGACCTCCGCCCCCGACGACCTGGCCGCCGCGGCGGCGGGTGCCCTGCCCCCCGGCGAGGACGTCGTGGAGGCGATGGAACGCTTCGCCCTGCGCACCCGCAGCCCGCTCGCCGCCGACACCCTCGCGCGCGCCGCGACCGGCGGGACCCGCGCCCTCGACGCGCTGCTCGCCGATGCCGCCGCCGACCCGGCGCTGGTCCTCGACCCCGCCTGGGGCGCGGCCACCGCCCGCGTGCTGGCCCTCGGTCCGCGTCCCGACGCCTGGGACCGTGCGGCCGAGGTCTACACGGCCCTCCTCCGCACGGTCCCCGCGGCCGCGCTCGGGCGCCGCGCCGTCACGACCTGGGCCCAGCTGCTGCTGCGGCTGGGCCGCGACGACGAGCTGCGGGCCCTGCTCGCCGACCCCGGTGTCGGCCTGGCCGACGTCGACCGGTGGGCGCTGCGGACCGACCTGGCCAACCCGTGGCGGGAGGGTGCCGCCGGCCCGGTCTCCCCCTCGGCCGAGAGGGAGTGGGCCGCGACCTTCAACGAGGTCCACGCCGCGGACGACCTCGAGCCGGTGGAGCTCCTGCCCGACGGCGACACGGCATACCAGCGGCTCTCCGCCACCCCGCGGAGCACGGTCGACGGGGAGCTGGTGACCGTGCTCATGTCGGCCTACCGCCCCGATCGCGACATCCTCATGGCGGCGCGCTCCGTCCTGGCCTCGAGCTGGACCAACCTCGAGCTGCTCGTCGTCGACGACGCCTCGCCCCCCGGCTCGGAGGCGCTGCTCGAGGAGGTGGAGGCCCTCGACGAGCGGGTGCGCGTGGTCCGCGCCCCGCGCAACGCCGGCACCTACGAGGCGCGCAACCTGGCACTGGGCACCGCGCGGGGCCGCTGGCTCACCTTCCAGGACAGCGACGACTGGACCCACCCGCGGCGGGTGGAGGCGCAGGTCCGGGCCCTGCAGGAGCGGCCGGGCCTCGTCTCCTGCCGCACCTGGACGCTGCGTGCCTATCCCGACCTCACCCTGACCTACGTCGGCTACCCGCCGGAGCGGCTCAACGCCTCCTCCCTGCTGCTCGACCGGCTCGAGACGGTCCGCCTGGTGGGCGGCTTCGACGCCACCCGCAAGTCCGGCGACATGGAGCTGCCGCTGCGGCTCAGGGCCGTGCGCCCCGGCAGCCACCGCGACCTGCGCCACCCCGCACCGCTGGCCGTCACCCAGCTGCGCAGCGGCTCGTTGTCGCGCACCGATGCCGTCCCCGGGTGGACGCGCTGGACCCGCCTGGCCTACCGCGACCTCTACGTCGAGTGGCACCGCCGGATCGCCGCCGACCGCGCCGACGCCGTGCTGCCGGGATCCCGCCGACCGTTCCCCCTGCCCGATCCCACCTGGGCCCCCGACCGTCCCGCGACGCCCCCCACGCCCCGCGAGCACGACGTCGTGGTGCTGGGCGACCTGCGGGCCGACCAGCCGCGGTCGCGGGCCACCACGGCACTGGCGACCGCGCTCGCCGGCACGAGCCCGCGCGTCGCGCTGGCCCACGTCGAGGTGCCCGACCCGCTCCTGGCCGCGCGTCCCGACCTGCTGGCCGAGGCCAGCGCCGCAGTCGTCGACGGCCGGGTCGCGCTGACCGACGCCGGCGAGCCCGAGCACGCCGCGGTCCTCGTCGTCGACGGGCCGGCCGCCCTGCTCCACCTGCCCGAGGCCCGCCTCGCCGTGGACGAGGTCCTGGTCCTCGCGGACGCCCCGCCGGCTCCCGGGAGCTGGACGGTGGACGCGGTCGAGCAGCGCTCGCAGGAGCTCTTCGGCCACCGCCCCCGGTGGGCCGTGCGGGGCGAGCCGTCGGGGGAGCTGCGCGAGCTCCTCGCGCAGGAGCGGCTGCTCCCGGCCGGCCTCGCCACCGTCGTCGACCTCGACGCCGCGCCGCCGCGGCCGCGTCCGCGGACCGGCGTGCCCGGCGGGGACCGCGTCGTCGTCGGGCACCACCTTCCCGACGCCCGGGCGCGCTGGCCGCGCACCGCCGACGAGGTGCGCGACGCCTACCTCGGCGAGCACCTCGACGTCCGGTCGCTCCGCGGGACGAAGACCCCGACCGCGGCCCTCGGGCGCCCGCTGCCGCCCCCGTCCTGGCTGTCGCTGGCCCGGACCGGGATGACCGTGCGCGAGTTCCTCGGGTCCCTCGACGTCTTCGTCTACCAGGGCACCTGGGACGCCGCGGCCGAGGTCGCGACCCTGGAGGCGCTCGCCGCCGGTCTGCCGTGCGTCCTCCCGCCCGAGGCGGCCGGCTCGCTCGCCGACGCCACCGACCTGCCCGACCCACCCGTCCGCCTCGTCCCGCCCGCGGCCGTCCCCGCCGCGGTCGACGAGCTGCTGCGGGGCACCGCGGAGCCCGCCGCCGTCCCGCGGTCGCGGCTGGCGGCCTGGACCCGGGCCCTCCGCACCCTGACCACCCCGACCGAGACCGCTCGAGGAGCACTCGTATGA
- a CDS encoding glycosyltransferase codes for MVDLKRWADRLLRRSGARPSSGSEPPAPRPTAGPVDPSSDPTAARLAALTEEGRHAEALALVESELARLEQEDDPSPVLLRQLQMSAGRAGAISLHLRALRRRLEIFPDDPSLLRQLRTQEGRWRETDPSWLPTIEPAVLGSLPTRPRHSEPTGRVLHLVKIGMPQRQSGYSMRTMYTLTGELRAGLSPVAVTALDFPHTVGVLDAPPVDEVGGVRYVHLLRDEIPSSEPWDAYLDAYATALAPVVAAEDPDLIHVHSGNRGYEAALVALAVGRALDLPVVYEVRGFFESLWSSDTAWAEQAEVYRRRHAQEARCMREAAAVVTLSESMKDDIVGRGIPAEHVHVVPNGVDPTVFVPRERDDELTARLGLEDRFVFGYVSNLDHYREGQELLVDAAVELRRRGVPATALIVGDGNRRELLEAHAREVGAGDAVHFTGKVPHTEVGDYYAQLDVFVIPRIDERAARLVTPLKPYEAMALSVPLVVSDLPALREITGDGERGETFTTGDARSLADVLQRLHEDPERRARHAATAREWVVTERDWARNGERYGAIYSSVLTPSS; via the coding sequence GTGGTTGATCTCAAGCGCTGGGCCGACCGTCTGCTGCGCCGCTCTGGCGCCCGACCCTCCTCCGGGAGCGAGCCGCCCGCTCCCCGGCCCACCGCGGGTCCGGTCGACCCCAGCTCGGACCCGACGGCGGCCCGCCTCGCCGCCCTGACCGAGGAGGGTCGGCACGCCGAGGCCCTCGCCCTCGTGGAGAGCGAGCTCGCGCGCCTCGAGCAGGAGGACGACCCGTCCCCCGTGCTGCTGCGCCAGCTGCAGATGAGCGCCGGCAGGGCCGGGGCGATCAGCCTGCACCTGCGCGCCCTGCGCCGCCGCCTCGAGATCTTCCCCGACGACCCGAGCCTGCTGCGTCAGCTGCGCACCCAGGAGGGGCGGTGGCGGGAGACGGACCCGAGCTGGCTGCCGACGATCGAGCCGGCCGTGCTGGGGTCGCTCCCCACCCGGCCCCGCCACAGCGAGCCCACCGGCCGGGTGCTGCACCTGGTCAAGATCGGTATGCCGCAGCGCCAGAGCGGCTACTCGATGCGGACGATGTACACGCTCACCGGCGAGCTCCGCGCCGGCCTGTCCCCGGTGGCCGTCACCGCGCTCGACTTCCCACACACGGTCGGCGTCCTCGACGCCCCGCCGGTCGACGAGGTCGGGGGCGTCCGCTACGTCCACCTGCTCCGCGACGAGATCCCGTCGTCCGAGCCGTGGGACGCCTACCTCGACGCCTACGCCACGGCCCTGGCCCCCGTCGTCGCCGCGGAGGACCCCGACCTGATCCACGTCCACTCCGGCAACCGCGGCTACGAGGCCGCCCTGGTGGCGCTGGCCGTGGGCCGCGCCCTGGACCTGCCCGTGGTCTACGAGGTCCGCGGCTTCTTCGAGTCGCTGTGGAGCTCCGACACCGCCTGGGCCGAGCAGGCGGAGGTCTACCGGCGCCGCCACGCGCAGGAGGCCCGGTGCATGCGCGAGGCGGCCGCCGTGGTGACCCTCAGCGAGTCGATGAAGGACGACATCGTCGGCCGCGGCATCCCCGCCGAGCACGTGCACGTCGTGCCCAACGGCGTCGACCCGACCGTCTTCGTCCCCCGCGAGCGCGACGACGAGCTCACGGCCCGGCTGGGCCTGGAGGACCGGTTCGTCTTCGGCTACGTCTCCAACCTGGACCACTACCGCGAGGGCCAGGAGCTGCTCGTCGACGCGGCCGTCGAGCTGCGCCGCCGGGGCGTGCCCGCCACCGCGCTGATCGTCGGTGACGGCAACCGTCGCGAGCTGCTGGAGGCGCACGCCCGCGAGGTCGGCGCCGGCGACGCCGTGCACTTCACCGGCAAGGTGCCGCACACCGAGGTGGGCGACTACTACGCCCAGCTCGACGTCTTCGTGATCCCGCGCATCGACGAGCGCGCCGCCCGCCTCGTCACCCCGCTCAAGCCCTACGAGGCGATGGCCCTGTCGGTGCCGCTCGTCGTCTCCGACCTCCCGGCGCTGCGGGAGATCACCGGTGACGGCGAGCGCGGCGAGACCTTCACCACCGGTGACGCCCGCTCGCTCGCCGACGTGCTGCAGCGGCTGCACGAGGATCCCGAGCGCCGCGCCCGGCACGCCGCCACGGCCCGTGAGTGGGTCGTGACGGAGCGTGACTGGGCGCGCAACGGGGAGCGCTACGGGGCGATCTACTCCTCGGTGCTGACGCCCAGCAGCTGA
- a CDS encoding glycosyltransferase, translating to PDAAVPGLTAVEVRRARGRHRLAAQRSARELLRRLGPDHDVVLLHDPELVPTTVGLRLPPVVWDVHEDTAAAVSVRPWVPDRLRPVVARAVSGVERLAERRMALLLADEHYAARFRSEHPVVLNTTTVPADPPPAATTDADGALRVVYLGSVTVERGARELAAIGRRLRAVAGDRVVLQVVGPAHGEAEEVLRTARDEGALRWEGFVASDRALAMLGGALAGLSPLHDTANFRPSVPTKIVEYMAWGIPVVSTPLPLATSLVERSGGGVLVPFGDVDRTVEQLLAWADDPALAREVGRRGHDYALARLDWSTQAPAFVAALQQVADAGARS from the coding sequence CCCCCGACGCCGCCGTCCCCGGGCTGACCGCGGTCGAGGTCCGGCGCGCCCGTGGTCGCCACCGGCTCGCGGCCCAGCGCTCCGCGCGCGAGCTGCTCCGGCGGCTGGGGCCGGACCACGACGTCGTCCTGCTCCACGACCCCGAGCTGGTCCCGACCACGGTGGGCCTGCGCCTGCCGCCCGTCGTGTGGGACGTGCACGAGGACACCGCGGCCGCCGTCAGCGTGCGGCCGTGGGTGCCGGACCGGCTCCGTCCCGTGGTCGCCCGGGCGGTCAGCGGGGTGGAGCGGCTGGCCGAGCGGCGCATGGCGCTCCTGCTCGCCGACGAGCACTACGCCGCGCGGTTCCGCTCCGAGCACCCCGTCGTGCTCAACACCACGACCGTCCCGGCAGATCCGCCCCCGGCCGCGACGACGGACGCCGACGGCGCCCTGCGCGTCGTCTACCTCGGCAGCGTCACGGTCGAGCGTGGCGCCCGGGAGCTGGCCGCCATCGGCCGACGCCTGAGGGCGGTCGCCGGCGACCGGGTCGTGCTCCAGGTCGTCGGACCGGCCCACGGGGAGGCCGAGGAGGTGCTGCGCACCGCCCGTGACGAGGGCGCCCTGCGCTGGGAGGGCTTCGTCGCCAGCGACCGCGCCCTGGCCATGCTCGGGGGCGCGCTGGCGGGCCTGTCTCCTCTGCACGACACCGCCAACTTCCGGCCGAGCGTGCCGACCAAGATCGTCGAGTACATGGCCTGGGGGATCCCCGTCGTCAGCACCCCCCTGCCCCTCGCCACGTCGCTCGTCGAGCGCAGCGGCGGCGGCGTGCTCGTGCCCTTCGGCGACGTCGACCGGACGGTCGAGCAGCTGCTGGCCTGGGCCGACGACCCGGCCCTCGCCCGCGAGGTGGGCCGACGCGGCCACGACTACGCCCTCGCGCGGCTCGACTGGTCGACCCAGGCGCCGGCCTTCGTGGCGGCGCTGCAGCAGGTCGCCGACGCAGGGGCACGGTCGTGA